The Triticum urartu cultivar G1812 unplaced genomic scaffold, Tu2.1 TuUngrouped_contig_6850, whole genome shotgun sequence nucleotide sequence TGATTTTGTTTCAAATATCTCATCAAGACAAAGATGACAGTCAAAACGAATCCATAATTGAACATTCAATTCAATATATTACTCCCTTCATCCCATAATGTAAACTTTTTTGACACTACACGTCAAAAACgccttacattatgggacggagggagtactttttaTGTTTAGCCAGAAAAATAAGAATACAGGTTTGCTAGTGGGAGTGAACGATGTGAAGTATGGGTTGATTTTATAAAGTAAAGGGTTATCTCTGCAAAAATGATACAGtctaagggcatctccaaagCGGTAAGGGCATGGCCAATGCATAGCCCTAGCTAGGGTGATGCCCCGTAGGCCATTTGGATCGAAAGTCAAGAAAAGTAGGTTCGGATGGGGTGGCGGGATCCTCGGTAGGAGGCGGGTGTTTGGGGAGAAAAAGTGTGATCTGATGCATAAAGCTGAAAAAGTTGAAGTCAAGAGTAAGGGTGCATGTGTAGTGGAATCTACTTTATATTCTTTGATGAGGCCCACCGGTAGTAGCTTGTGTTGGGGGGAGAACAAATCAATATAGATGCCTCAAGCTATTTTTTTGACATGAGACATATGTATTCATATGCCACCATTGTACATTGCCCTAATGCAAAGCTTGCATAAAGATCCAGACCACGTGGTCCGAACACTTTTTGCCATCCAATGCAGTCCCCTAAACATTCACGAGCTACTTTGCATATCAGTTTTCCCCCGAATCGGAACCAAGGTCTTTGCGGGAGTCTGGACATCATGTGGAGGTCCACTTAACCCACTGTCAGTTGGACCACATGTCCTCCCAGCCCATGTGATTTGTCCTTTAGGTCcgcctggcccaccaccattgtcCGGATTTAATGCCTATTTGAGAGACAGCGTTGGATGATCGGCTCACGTATCCTGCCCCTGGACGCATTCAGACGTGGTCCGTGGATGAATATTGTGTCCAATTACAGAGATAGCGTTGGAGACGCCCTAACATGTGACCAAAATTTGGGCCATGTGCTTACCGTCTCCAAACCAACTCCGATCCATACCTCACAAGTGTTGTTGCCACTTGTCCAATTTGTTGATCCCATTGTCGCCTGGAACTGCACCTTCGAAGCTCGCTCGCTCCCATCGCTCCACTCCAACATCACCTCATCCTCTGGGGCAGTAATCCTGCACACGACGTTCTTCTTGTTGTTAAGCGCGCTGCGCACCAGATTTTGTCTTGAAACTGATCGAGTTGCCAAGAAGCATGTCGATGAAGACGCCGAGGAGGAGAAGCCTGCCGATGACACGGTCTTCCTCTGGCCGCCGACACTCGACGCTCACAGCAACAAACAATTTTTTTTCTCATGATTGGCGCCCACCAAACCATTCTTTATCACTCGGCGAAAGACGCATTGGAGTTGGGGAGGATGAGTCGGCGACGTTGGAGCCAAGCCAACCCAGGGAGCTTTTGACGCAGAGGGGTTGTTCTAGGCCGACGTGGGCATTAACAACTTGGAAACATGTTAGCGATACGCGTCAGGTACGCACGAGAGTTGGTCCGGAGAAGGTATGCACATTTTTCTATGGTACAGTGAAGCTCAGCAGGTAGTCGGTATCTTTTTTTTCTAACAGAGGATCCGAAGGATCCAGACTTTTTCATTAGATAAGCATCGGTGTACACTTTACATCAGGCCTCCAAGAGAAACAAAAATTCAACTTAGTCAGTGACTGCAAAGAGGACCCCCGACAAAGAAGAGAAAACACGATTGGGTGCAAAACAACTCCTTCATGGTTCCAATCTCGCCATCATCGGGGACTACGCCACTTGGGACGACGGGGCCTCCATAGCCCTATTTCCGCAGCGACGCATGCCTAAGAATGAGACCATTGATACCGCCACACCTGGTCAGAGTTGCACTACCTCCCCCTAAGCATCAAGGCCAAAAGGACTAAGAGTGGTCGCCCTTCAGCTGGAAGAGTCGATTGCGAGGCGGTGGAGGGTGGCAGCCGGCGTGCATCGTAGCTCTGCCACAAAGACCTCGATAAAGAACACCAACCTCATTTGCAGCTTCCATCTCCCTTCTCCTCatcttcttatccaccaaatcaGACGGGTCTAAGCTTCGCCATGGAACCGGCAAGGGGGCGCCAAAGTATCCCTCGCCGGAGGTAAACTTTTTCTCAGCCTCTTTGCCACCTGCATGGCCCCAAGGGAGAGAAGAAGATGCCCCACCGATGAGACCACCAGATCTGGGAGGCACCTTAGTGACCGTGGAGAAAACTTCACCTAGAATTCAAAGCACCATTCCACCGAACACGAACACCATGGCTACCGGCAGCAAGGGAGATGGAGGCCACAAGGGGAGGGACTCGCAAGGGGGCAGGGAGACCGGCAGAACGGGAATCCTAGAGGAAAGAAGCTGCAGCTCGGATACAGGAAATTATAGAGAGCAGCCTCTACTTTCATGAACACATCTTTTGCTACAAATTTAAACAACCATGAAGTGTCTGTAATAAGAAGGGCATAAAACACGCTGGTGAGGAACATAGGGTGGAGGCAAGTGCACAAGGAAATAATAATAAGAGCAGGCAAAAATAATGCAAACAAAACAGTTTCTTAACTGTCAACGAACGAGAATACTGACCACTGATCAGAAGATGCAACTTTTTCATGAGAAAGCAAGATTATATAGACGAAGAATCAGGCAAATCTAAAGATCAAACACAAGAGCAAAAGAACCAGTGGACAACAGATACATAATCTAAGTAAAACATCCGTTACATCACCAGACATCTCAAAACATAGTTCCCAGTATCACGACAAATAGGTCATTAACAGCAAGACTCATCGATAAAAAATAGTGCGGCTCTCTTTAACAACACAAGACCAGGTAGGGGATAACAGCACCAAAAATTTAGAGCTTGTCTTCGAAATCGGATAGAGGGGTCATCTGCTCCTTGAGccccttcctcttgcggatcTCCGTGACGAGCGTCGCAGACTGGGTGCCGGGGTCCAAAGGATCAGAAGCCATGATGTCCCAGTGGTCAAACACACACTGGGGGAAGGCCTGGCCGGACGTCGCAGCCCTCAGGGTGCTTGAGAACCCAAAGGACTCGATGACGGGGAGGTAGGCCTTGATGTTGTAGAGCGGGGTACCTTGCCTCTGCATCTCCTCGAACACGTGCCCTCTCTTCTGATTCAGAACACCATAGATGCCACCAAGCGCATTCTCCGGGGCCTGGATTTCAACCAGGTACACAGGCTCCAGCAGCCTTGGCTTGGCAGTCAGCTGAGAAGCATAAATGACCCTCCTGGCCGTGGGAATGACCTGACCACCACCCCTGTGAATAGCATCAGTGTGGAGAACAACATCACAGACCTCGAAGCAGATGCCACGCATGTTCTCCTCAGCCAGTGCACCTTCCTTCGACGCCCACTGGAACCCAGCCACAACAGAGTCCTTGATTTCATTAAGATACTGCACTCCCTTACACATGTCAACAACCATGTTGGGGCCAGTCGTCTCAGGTCCAAAGCACCAAATCTTCTTGGCAAGATCCTTGTCCCAGCCAAACTCCTCAGACAGGATCTTAGACCGCACCTTAGGATCGTCACGTGGGCCAATGCGCCCATCATCAATGGCCTCAGCCAGTCCCTCCTCCAAGGGGCGAGCTTCCATGTAAAGACGGTTGTGCTTGTTCGGGGACTTGCTCATGACTGTACGGCAGGACTTCTCTAGAACAGTCTCACGGAAGGAGACGACAGGAGGGGAAACAATGATTTCAGCACCACCCATGAAGTCATCCTGCAGATCCTTCAAACAGATTTCAAGGTGAAGCTCTCCAGCTCCAGCAATGATATGTTCACCAGACTCTTCAATGGTACAGAGAACCATAGGGTCAGACTTTGCCAGACGCTTCAAACCCTCAACAAGCTTGGGAAGATCAGAGGCCACCTTGCACTGAACAGCAACACGCACAACAGGGGACACAGAGAACTTCATTGCCCTGATTGGGCAGGCATCAACTTCCTTCTCATTTGTCAGGGTTGCATTCTTTGGGATGAACTGATCCAAACCAACCAAAGCAACAGTGTTACCACAGGGAACATCCTCAACAGACTCTTGCTTCTTTCCCATCCAGATAACAGTACGCTGGACACTCTTCACATACAGATCCTTCTTCTGGCCAGGAACAAAGTTGGGACCCATGATACGGACCTTCATGCCAGTTGCAACCCTCCCGGCAAAAACACGTCCAAAGGCAAAGAATCTACCCTTGTCAGATGCTGGAATCATCTTGGAGACGTACAGCATAAGAGGACCATCAGGGTCACAGCTTCTGATAGCATTTGCATATATGTCATCAAGGGGGCCCTCGTACAAGTTCTCCACACGGTACCTCTGGGCCTTTGAAGGAGAGGGGAGGTGAAATATCATCATCTCAAGCAGAGCACGACTGGCAGGCAGCCAAGTTTGCATCACACGCTTCATGAGAGCCTTGCCCATCAAGTCCTTCTCATCATTCTTCATGGTCACTCCAAGCTTCTTCAACATAGGCCACAACTTATCCTTCTGATCATTCATGCAGGTGGCTATGATTTGCTTGATTGGCTCATAGCAGAACTGAACGAAACCTCTCTTGCAGGTAGCTGTCCCGGTGTTCTTGGAGGTCCATTTCTTTGTGGCTGGGTCGAAGAAGTTCTCACCCCACAGCCTCTCCATCATCTTTGCCTCGTCAACTCCAAACTTGGAGGCATACATCTTAGCAAAGTTTGTAAGGGTGAAAGCCCACCCATGCAGACCAGCAGAGAATGCAACAGTCCCCTTTTCAGGGTACACTTGGACATCACCAAGGAGCACATCTTCATATGTTGCCATGATGACATTGGCATTTTCGATAACACGGGAGAAAGTCTGATATGCTTCCTCACCTTCCACCTGAAGCTCAAGGAAGCATCTGTCCATCTTGTTCACAGTAAGGACTGGCCTAATCCTCTCACCAAGAGCTTGGCGCAGCACAGTTTCAGTCTGCACACAGACACCCTCAATACAGTCAACAACCACCAAAGCTCCATCAGTGATACGAAGAGCAGCTGTGACTTCCGAAGAAAAGTCAACGTGGCCAGGTGAATCAATAAGGTTGATCAGGTATTCATCCCCATCGCGATCGCCCTTGTACATCTCGAGTGATTCAGGAGTCATCTGATAGAAAAGAGAGATACCCGTGGATTTGATTGTGATACCACGCTCTGCCTCATCTGCACGGGTATCGGTCATGCGAACATCACCAGCAACTTCCTGGGCAATAATCCCAGCAGCTGCCACAAGGGAATCCGTAAGCGTAGACTTGCCTGCAAATATGTAAATAATCTGTGAGAACAGTGCACGAACATCTTGTTTGATGGTTGAACACAATCCATATGATTACAAATGAAAATAATAGCTTATAAGACAGAAGTAGGACACAGCAGTACAGTAAATTCAAACAATCAAGAAATAAAAAGGTAAACATAAGGCGAACCAGCTATTTAGTAACATGGTTAAACAAAATCTAGTGGGACATTGCAAACAACACAAATATCAGGAAATCAATTTAGAAGTAAGTACAACCACATGAACTTCATATCATAGAAATTGTAATGCATTCAGCAAATAGCATCAGCAAGCACCAAACTGGGGAGATTCTGAGGCCTGGGATGATGTGTCAATAGTTACATTTAAGCTTATTAAAGCAGAAATCAATCATCATAGAATAAACAGTAACAGTAGATTCCAAGACATGAAATAGGATTTATAGGTTTTTAGGGATGAAAGTAGTTATTATTTCAAAACAATGCTAAAGCAGCTAACTAAATTTAGCCAATTCAAAGAGATACGGTTTTGAAAATCAAAACAGTAGAATGAGCAGGCTACAAGAACATCAATCAACAAGATCCTACTGAGTAAACTCAATAATGTCACTGTTCAGGCACATACCGTGGTCTACATGAGCAATAACCGACATGTTCCGGATATTGTTCTTTTTGTCCATGATTCCACGGAGCTCCTCCGCTGTAAACTTCACCATCTTGACTGTGTTTGAATGTCACGCTGGAAATATGGTTCCTGTTCAAGGAATAGCAAGCTATCAGAATCAAACAAGAATCAAGTGTAAATTAACAAATATATGAAAAATCTGACACTAATATAACAATACTCTGCCCAGGTAATTAAAATCACATTTGTCTAAATCAAAATTGCTACCAATATTGTTGTATGCCCAGAAGTCAGATGCACTGCTACCTTAATATTTTAACTAACACTTCAACCAACAAGACCTGATGAAGtgaaatatatatatatcaaGCATATTAAAACAAAAATGCTTGAGCCAACACTAGCACCAACAGACCATGATCTGAAAACCTAATTGTCCAAAGTACAATAGCCACAAAGCAATTAGACCAGCCAATGTTTAAGAAATAAATGAATACATCATGAGAAGTGTAGATGCAAAAGCTGGTGCTCCACAATTGAAGGAGCTACACAGCTATGAAGCAAAAACAGGTAACCAACTCACTTAATAAACCTTCAAGAACTTCCAGGACTGCAAAACTAATAAAGGGATAAACCATAGAGAAACTTCACCAGAATAAATCATGTAGGAATTGCAAAACAGTGTAGTAGATGATTACAGGCTAAGACAGGACTTGGGGTAAATGGGATGGAGCAAAAGTTATTTGCAACGGAATCACAGTTTTATGCACAATTGTTGACTGCAATATCATGTAATTACCGGCATATAAACACTAAAACAATGGCACATAACAGTCATTGAGTTGAACTTTGCAAAGGTGCAACCATCCATACATGGGGAGGACTGAGGAAACACACAGAAAATACTCATATAAACGAAATGGTCTGGTCAGAGAGAAAGTCATGCAGAATGGCTGAACTAAAATAACATAAAACGCTGATGCACACAGAGAAGTTCATGCAGAACGCATGTAAAGGCAGCGGAACAAACCCGACCAGGTACCACAGACAGGCAAGCGAGCAAAAACCCTAATATACTAACAACCCCGTGAACAAACAGCGTAGCGAAATATCCAAAACCAGCACCGGAACCACAGATCCGCGCCCTTGGATGCCGCACATAAATCAGCCGACGCGTATACTCTCGTCAGAGCGAAATCGTTCCCCGGAACAGGAGAGCATGACGAACGAAACAGCAGATCTACGGCGCTTGGGGACAGGTAAAAGTACAGACGAACGACGACAAATCCAGCAAAGGGAACTGCAGCGCATACGGCTACCGAGGGGGACTGGAAGCGGTGAAATCAACCAATCGACCAGGTAGAAGCTAGTACGGACTACGGAGAAGCGACCGCGCAGGCTAAGCAACCGGAGATGCGACGCGCGGGCCAAGCTACCGGAGAAGCGACGCGCCGACGAAGCAACCGGAGAAGCGAGGGGGGCTGGGGGAAAGCGGGGAGCGGAGGTCCGGCTCACCTTGGGGTTTCGCTTCCGCCTCCCGAGTCGAGAGGCGAGAGTCTGGGGGATGAGGAAGCGGCGGCGCTCCCGGAGAGAATGGGAGGGGTGGAGGGAGGGAGGCTAGGGCGGCTTCGCTTGCCGGTATATATACTGGTACTGTGACGGGCCAGATGCGCGAATGGGGAGACGGCGATCACGCGATTACGGCCCAGAAGGCCTGTTTGGGTGGAGTCAGGCAAGCGGCCTGGCCCAAGGGAGGACCTTTTTTTTTAACACCCCAAGGGATGACTTTTTGTTTTTGACATCCCCCAAGGATGACCTGGATAGACGTGGCGAGAACTTCACACGAGATGAATAAGCTTTGCTCCGGACAAAAACGAGATGAATAACCAACATTCcctgaaaaaacaaaaaacaaatgAATAAGCAACACTCAAAAAAATAAAACGAATAAGTGGCTCTTTTTCGGGGAATGCCGTCACGGCTTAGCTTTATTTCATGTCCAACAGAATACATCATTCAGCAGCAAATTGGCCAGGAGCTCCGTCCATACTAGCTAAGCCATGAGCAACATGGTTTAAATCATCGTGCAAAGTGCTTGAATTTAACAAGGGGAAAATCGGCACATATATTAGAACAGTCATGGACGATCGGTGTAGTAATGACCAAAGAGCACATACCTAACTCCACGCACTAGTGATCTGGTTTCTGACTGATTGTTTATTTGAGGTGTGATTTGTTCGTACAAGGACAAGTGATTTGTACGTACAAATATAGGTGGTTGATCTGCACGTGCAAGTTCAAGATCTGTTCGTGCAAGTTTTGCTTGTGGCTGGGAGTAGTTGGAGTACCATCAAGGATAATGAAACTCATAAGCTGGAACTGTCGAGGCCATCCTTGGTGCCCCGGCGGTTCGCTCGCTTCTGGATATTCAGAGAAGGCATAGCCCGGATGTGTTCTTCCTGTCTGAGATGCACCTAGTTGATCTTCAGGCAGATGAGGTTAAGAAGAAATTAAAGATGGACCACAAGATAGTTGCTCCAAGTCTAGATGGTCGAAGAGGTGGTCTCTTGTTAGTCTGGAAGAAGGAGGTGAGGATCTACTCCCAGACAACTACATTAGACTATATTGATGTGTCAGTTGAAGAATCGAATGGTGACATTTGGAGATTGACTTGTTTATATGGAGAACCTAGTTGGAATAACAAGGACCGTACCTATAATAATTTATGTGAATTGCATTCAAAATAGATCTACCGTGGACAGTAATAGGGGACTTCAATGAGATTATTTACTCTTCTGAAAAAGAAGGGGGGCCCTCGGCATCAGTCAAAAATGCAAGCGTTTCAAGATGCTTTATCAGACTGCTCCCTAGAAGATATTGGTTACGAAGGGGATAAGTTTACTTGGTTTTGAGAAGGAATAAGAGAAAGACTAGACCGGGCAGTGTCTAACCAGTCATGGGCGCAGATGCATCCTTGGGCAGGATTGATAAACCTGGAGATGGGAAAATTTGACTATCGGCCTATTTGTCTAGACACAAACCATCTCCGTGATGTAGCTAATGGCCAAAGGAAGGAAAGAAGAC carries:
- the LOC125531160 gene encoding elongation factor 2-like — protein: MVKFTAEELRGIMDKKNNIRNMSVIAHVDHGKSTLTDSLVAAAGIIAQEVAGDVRMTDTRADEAERGITIKSTGISLFYQMTPESLEMYKGDRDGDEYLINLIDSPGHVDFSSEVTAALRITDGALVVVDCIEGVCVQTETVLRQALGERIRPVLTVNKMDRCFLELQVEGEEAYQTFSRVIENANVIMATYEDVLLGDVQVYPEKGTVAFSAGLHGWAFTLTNFAKMYASKFGVDEAKMMERLWGENFFDPATKKWTSKNTGTATCKRGFVQFCYEPIKQIIATCMNDQKDKLWPMLKKLGVTMKNDEKDLMGKALMKRVMQTWLPASRALLEMMIFHLPSPSKAQRYRVENLYEGPLDDIYANAIRSCDPDGPLMLYVSKMIPASDKGRFFAFGRVFAGRVATGMKVRIMGPNFVPGQKKDLYVKSVQRTVIWMGKKQESVEDVPCGNTVALVGLDQFIPKNATLTNEKEVDACPIRAMKFSVSPVVRVAVQCKVASDLPKLVEGLKRLAKSDPMVLCTIEESGEHIIAGAGELHLEICLKDLQDDFMGGAEIIVSPPVVSFRETVLEKSCRTVMSKSPNKHNRLYMEARPLEEGLAEAIDDGRIGPRDDPKVRSKILSEEFGWDKDLAKKIWCFGPETTGPNMVVDMCKGVQYLNEIKDSVVAGFQWASKEGALAEENMRGICFEVCDVVLHTDAIHRGGGQVIPTARRVIYASQLTAKPRLLEPVYLVEIQAPENALGGIYGVLNQKRGHVFEEMQRQGTPLYNIKAYLPVIESFGFSSTLRAATSGQAFPQCVFDHWDIMASDPLDPGTQSATLVTEIRKRKGLKEQMTPLSDFEDKL